One Cryobacterium roopkundense genomic region harbors:
- a CDS encoding MarR family winged helix-turn-helix transcriptional regulator, with translation MLTETTPHPSADSPDHQSTVAELSHDFRLANGRLARRLRQEKVDNELSAGQFSALGALFVQGPLTLRALSDHERVTPPSMSRTVNALVDAGLVHRAGSSEDGRKVELTATDAGLALMRETRKRRDAWLAQRVVALSHEQQRVLAQATVIMRELADS, from the coding sequence ATGCTAACGGAAACCACACCTCACCCCTCTGCGGACTCCCCCGACCACCAAAGCACAGTGGCCGAGCTGAGTCACGACTTCCGGCTGGCCAACGGCCGTCTGGCTCGCCGCCTGCGACAGGAGAAAGTCGACAACGAGCTCAGCGCCGGCCAGTTCTCGGCCCTCGGCGCCCTCTTCGTGCAAGGCCCGCTCACTCTGCGCGCCTTGAGCGATCACGAGCGCGTCACCCCGCCGTCCATGAGCCGCACGGTGAACGCCCTCGTCGACGCCGGCCTTGTGCACAGGGCAGGATCGTCCGAGGACGGTCGCAAGGTGGAGCTGACCGCAACGGATGCCGGGCTCGCCCTGATGCGCGAAACACGCAAGCGCCGAGACGCCTGGCTCGCCCAACGAGTGGTCGCACTCAGCCACGAGCAGCAGCGAGTTCTTGCGCAGGCGACAGTGATCATGAGGGAGCTCGCCGACAGTTGA
- a CDS encoding alpha/beta fold hydrolase, with product MPTYTDASGLVVTYYVWAVDQPRAIVQIAHGVGEHALRHAELATTLNAAGYTAYADDHLGHGQTGLDQHHGDRAKIGSLGPGGLRAAVAGVYQLSTIIREKHPDLPLVLLGHSWGSFMAQIIVNEHAAEYDAVVLSGTAYRWPGYLDGGDLNRRHKKLGNTGAEWLSRNPAVAEEFIADPLTTTTPLAKLFGVREAARLFGRPAKDLPPDLPILMLVGSDDTVGGERSALRLMKAYAERSGLRDLHLIVYDGARHEVFHETNRAEVFADLVAWLTERMAPVREIDGDSRPN from the coding sequence GTGCCTACATACACGGATGCCTCGGGTCTCGTCGTCACCTACTACGTCTGGGCCGTAGACCAACCGCGTGCCATCGTGCAGATCGCCCATGGCGTGGGGGAGCATGCCCTGCGGCACGCGGAGCTGGCCACCACGCTCAACGCGGCCGGCTACACGGCGTACGCCGATGATCACCTCGGCCACGGCCAGACCGGTCTCGACCAACACCACGGCGACCGCGCCAAGATCGGAAGCCTCGGCCCCGGCGGCCTGCGCGCGGCCGTGGCAGGCGTTTACCAGCTGAGCACGATCATTCGTGAGAAGCACCCCGACCTGCCCCTCGTTCTGCTCGGACACAGCTGGGGATCGTTCATGGCGCAGATCATCGTGAACGAGCATGCCGCCGAGTACGACGCCGTCGTGCTCAGCGGCACCGCCTACCGGTGGCCGGGCTACCTCGATGGAGGCGATCTCAACCGCCGGCACAAGAAGCTCGGCAACACGGGCGCCGAGTGGCTAAGCCGCAACCCGGCGGTGGCCGAGGAGTTCATCGCCGATCCGCTCACCACGACCACGCCGCTCGCGAAGCTCTTCGGGGTACGTGAGGCCGCCCGCCTGTTCGGCCGCCCCGCCAAGGATCTACCGCCGGACCTGCCCATTCTCATGCTCGTCGGAAGCGACGACACCGTGGGTGGGGAGCGCAGCGCACTGCGACTCATGAAGGCCTACGCCGAGCGCTCGGGACTGCGTGACCTGCACCTCATCGTGTACGACGGGGCCCGCCACGAGGTGTTCCACGAGACGAACCGCGCAGAGGTCTTCGCCGATCTGGTGGCCTGGCTCACCGAACGCATGGCGCCCGTTCGCGAAATCGACGGAGATTCCCGCCCAAACTGA
- a CDS encoding lipoyl protein ligase domain-containing protein: MHGEYKVPGGKLVVVDLDVIDGTIVDFRLAGDFFLEPDDALEHINAAVTGLPADSDAPTIAAAVRAALPENAVLLGFSPEAVAVAVRRSLVQASTWRDYDWQIIHSRAVAPVLQMALDEVLAIEVGEGRRQPTLRIWEWNEPAVVIGSFQSLRNEVDPENAAKFGFTVVRRISGGGAMFMEAGSAITYSIYAPTDLVHGMTFADSYAFLDEWVITALKSLGIDAYYQPLNDITSPKGKIGGAAQKRLGSGAVLHHVTMSYDMDGEKMVQVLRIGREKLSDKGITSAAKRVDPLRSQTGLSRSDIIDRMKATFTGLYGATVGDITDDEYAKAEALVQSKFSTDAWLTRVP; this comes from the coding sequence ATGCACGGTGAATATAAGGTTCCTGGCGGCAAGCTTGTCGTGGTTGATCTCGATGTTATCGACGGTACGATCGTCGACTTTCGGCTGGCAGGTGACTTCTTCCTCGAACCCGACGACGCGCTCGAGCACATCAACGCTGCCGTGACCGGCCTGCCCGCCGACAGCGACGCACCCACCATCGCCGCCGCCGTGCGCGCTGCCCTGCCCGAGAACGCCGTACTGCTCGGCTTCTCCCCGGAAGCCGTGGCCGTGGCCGTGCGTCGTTCCCTCGTGCAGGCGAGCACCTGGCGCGACTATGACTGGCAGATCATCCACTCCAGGGCGGTCGCCCCGGTGCTGCAGATGGCCCTCGACGAGGTGCTCGCCATCGAGGTGGGCGAAGGCCGCCGGCAGCCCACGCTGCGCATTTGGGAGTGGAACGAGCCAGCCGTGGTGATCGGCAGCTTCCAGTCGCTGCGCAACGAGGTCGACCCCGAGAACGCCGCCAAGTTCGGCTTCACGGTGGTTCGCCGCATCAGCGGGGGTGGGGCCATGTTCATGGAGGCCGGCTCCGCCATCACCTACTCGATCTACGCGCCCACCGACCTCGTGCACGGCATGACCTTCGCCGATTCTTACGCCTTCCTCGACGAGTGGGTGATCACGGCCCTCAAATCCCTCGGCATCGACGCCTACTACCAGCCCCTCAACGACATCACGAGCCCCAAGGGCAAGATCGGTGGCGCCGCGCAGAAACGCCTCGGCAGTGGTGCCGTGCTGCACCATGTCACGATGAGCTACGACATGGACGGCGAGAAGATGGTGCAGGTGCTGCGCATCGGCCGTGAGAAGCTCAGCGACAAGGGCATCACGAGCGCCGCCAAGCGCGTGGACCCGCTTCGCAGCCAGACCGGCCTCAGCCGCAGCGACATCATCGACCGAATGAAGGCCACCTTCACCGGGCTGTACGGTGCCACCGTGGGAGATATCACGGACGACGAATACGCCAAGGCCGAGGCCCTCGTGCAGAGCAAATTCAGCACGGATGCCTGGCTCACCCGAGTGCCCTAG